The Lampris incognitus isolate fLamInc1 chromosome 17, fLamInc1.hap2, whole genome shotgun sequence genome contains a region encoding:
- the LOC130127928 gene encoding gastrin/cholecystokinin type B receptor — translation MNRTDFHAQFGHFLSSNYSLWEPRHDDQRNWSLFNTSPFAVDVLFSGHEPGTIALVVMYALSFTTGLGGNIMALLVLTRKRNRLSGASATRRLLVNLAVCDMMVVCVCMPVNLGHQVYNAWVFGDFLCRAVPFVQAVSVSASVLSLAVISLNRYYSVHNPLHARSFFTGRRILCMIIVVWAISSGLCLPLIFMNTTRTLSLLDGAHTVTVCVEGWSKVKLRQGYNFLLFCCLYCFPVLFNLVICMLTGRKLWGTDDKLRESNKFGIAQVVSRVRVRKRIAKMVLALVMLFTLSWLPLYAVDIWIDFNMPDSLEREDGDEANHVQHEWILQGRPFAQWLGLTNSALNPLCYCFVGNLYRSAKRFRKSYRQKLSSVFSLSLQQGSLDSSTSKSITCGRAQSAKQAGDAHAPGVTDAGGSRLMKSKSLSTVTVCETVFD, via the coding sequence ATGAATCGGACGGACTTCCACGCGCAATTCGGACATTTCTTATCGTCAAATTACTCGCTTTGGGAACCCCGCCACGATGACCAGCGCAACTGGAGTTTATTCAACACCAGCCCGTTCGCGGTGGACGTGTTATTTTCGGGACACGAGCCGGGCACCATCGCGCTGGTGGTGATGTACGCGCTCTCCTTCACCACGGGGCTCGGCGGGAACATTATGGCGCTCCTGGTCCTCACCCGAAAAAGGAACCGGTTGTCCGGGGCGTCGGCGACCCGCCGGCTGCTGGTCAACCTGGCAGTGTGCGAcatgatggtggtgtgtgtgtgcatgcctgtcaaCCTGGGGCATCAGGTGTACAACGCCTGGGTGTTTGGAGACTTCCTGTGCCGCGCCGTGCCGTTTGTCCAGGCAGTCTCCGTTTCCGCCAGCGTGCTTAGCCTCGCTGTGATCAGCCTGAACCGGTATTACAGCGTGCACAACCCACTCCACGCCAGGTCCTTCTTCACGGGACGGCGAATATTGTGCATGATAATCGTGGTGTGGGCCATTTCGTCGGGGCTGTGCCTCCCCCTCATATTCATGAACACCACCCGGACTCTATCTCTGCTGGACGGGGCGCACACGGTCACCGTGTGCGTGGAGGGCTGGAGCAAAGTCAAACTGCGACAAGGGTACAACTTCCTGCTCTTCTGCTGCCTCTACTGTTTCCCCGTGTTGTTTAACTTAGTGATCTGCATGCTGACCGGGCGGAAGCTGTGGGGGACGGATGACAAACTGAGGGAGTCGAACAAATTCGGCATCGCGCAAGTCGTTTCCCGGGTGAGAGTGCGTAAAAGGATAGCCAAGATGGTGCTGGCACTGGTGATGCTTTTCACCCTGTCCTGGCTGCCTCTTTACGCAGTGGACATCTGGATCGATTTCAACATGCCAGACTCGCTGGAGAGAGAGGACGGGGACGAAGCAAACCACGTCCAGCACGAGTGGATCTTGCAGGGGAGACCTTTCGCGCAGTGGCTGGGTCTGACCAACTCGGCGCTCAACCCGCTCTGCTACTGTTTCGTGGGGAACCTCTACAGGTCCGCCAAACGATTCCGGAAAAGCTACCGACAGAAACTGTCGTCCGTGTTCAGTCTGTCCCTGCAACAGGGTTCTCTGGACAGCTCCACGTCCAAATCAATAACTTGCGGACGCGCGCAATCGGCGAAGCAAGCCGGTGACGCGCACGCCCCCGGGGTCACGGATGCTGGAGGCAGCAGGCTGATGAAGAGCAAAAGCCTCTCGACCGTCAccgtgtgtgagactgtgttcgACTGA